GTGAATACTGCCAGAGAAATAGGAGACCGCCTTGAACACCGCCTGGATATGCTTCGCTCTATCTTATCATCCACTATCCactccatactccgtactccatAATTCATTGCTTCATTATTATGACACCGGACGGGAATGATGGCATTGAACCCCCACTCGCGCGTTGATTTGTCCACCCAAGCTTGTGACATCTGTCGAAAGCGGAAAGTCAAGTGCCATCGGACTCAGGGACGGTGTTCGAGATGCGAGAGACTGAATTTGGGTTGTacatttctttccccctccaaAGTACGAGGCCCTAAGAAACGGTATGATTGGCTGGCGCGTTTACACATGCCTGGCAGCCTTGCTGTACCTACCTCTTGGATGCCTTGATCTGGTATAACTAACATGCTGTGAAGGCTAGGAACGGAGTCCGTTTCTCGGACACTTTCCCACGAAGACTTCCCCGTCGACGACGCTGACAGGAGTGCCTCACAACATACTAAATATCCCACCGATGCTCTATGGGATCGAACTTGTTTCAAACTAATCATGGAGGACTATATAGACCACTTATATCCCCTGCTTCCCATCGTACACCGCCCGTCCTTTCGTCGGGCTCTCCGAGAAGACCGGGATTGTGAGGACTCGGGCTTCCTTGGCCTGTTCCTTGCGGTCGCGGCAGTAGTTGTGGCCACCTTACCCAGTCGATTTGAACATTATCGTTCCGTGAGCCCTCCCCTGCAGTTTCAGTCACGACGGGAGATGATCAGATACTGCGCCGATCGTATTATGAGGTTGCGGACCGCCACCTACTTCGATGAGATCAACTTTCAGAAATTTGCCATTTCATATCTGCTCTATGCAGCATTCCTGCAGCTTGGGGATCATAATCGAGCGCGGATGCTAGATGTAGAAACAATGCAGATTGCCCGCCTCTTAAACCTTCACTGCATCTCCCAATATAACGGCCTTAATTGCATCGAGACCCAGCTGAGAAAGAAGGGGTTCTGGCTGATATTCTATAGCTTCGTGTAGGCAACCTACCACTCTGGTGTCCAGGAGCTATTAGCTGACGTCTTTCTAGTCATGCTCGACTTCAGAACATGTTTGGAGAACGACTATTATACTTGGACCCTGCTTTGCTACAAACCATCAATCCCGAGGACATGATGCCGCTGGAAGTGGATGACGAATTTATTATGGAGAATGAGGTCCTGGCCCCAAGGATTCAAACTCCATGCGTGGTAACTGGCTTCATTCTTCATTCGCGGGTTTTCTGGGCTGCCGTAAGAGACCCGTTGCCAGGGCACTCAGCAGAGGAACCGTGTCCGTGCGTTCAGGCCCGTGATCCTCTCATTCAAATATCTTACTTACAAGATCGCCTACAAAACTTGAAGTACCTCCTCCATGACATCCCTGCCATCCTCCGGCCGTGGGGCCCACCGAATGAGGATCTCTTGAACAGCGGTGGTACGGCTGCGATCTCGCGATTGAACTTTGCAACCATGCGAGCAAATCTACATGTTACCCATCTATGGCTCCAAAGTCTCCTTATTGATCAATTGGAGGCGGCTCATGCTGGTCAAAGGGGAGCATTGCCCGCATCCCGCCCTGGACATTCGTTATACAAGACGGATCCGAAATCCCTGTGGTTAGAGAGGGAGGAATTATGCCGACAactcttctttgttctctccACACTTCCACAGGCTAGCTTGGAAGCCAATGGTCTTCATCTAGCATACAAAGTGCGGGATATAGCAGCAAGTATCTTGGCGTGCCCATTCCACCCACAGGAGCCGGAGGCAAAACGAGCGGCCGAGTATGTCCAAGACGCCACTAGTTGGCTCTCTCGCCTAGACCGTAGCGAGAGTATTAATGCGCTGCATTTACAATCCTGGGTGGACACAGATCGCGTCCGAAGCGAAGCTACAATTCCCTAAAACTTACAAGCGAAGACTTCCTATTTAGACTCCATGAACTCGTCATCACCTCTGCCATTTAATTTCCCGACCAGAAAGTCGTCTCACCGAGTTCTACCGAATCCTCCAAGAAGTTGCCCCGACTGCTGGTGCCTACCATGATTCGATATGTTCCCTGATAACTGCACCAACTACTACTTGTTTCATGCCAGAAGCTCGTCGCGCGGATCAAATCCACTGGGATAGTGATGACCTCTTCAGCAGATTGCGCCAGCCACACTTTGCGAAACTCTTTCAATTCTTTGAGGGGTCGTTTGACTGGGGGTGAGACCGGCGCCACGTAAAGCTGAATCACCTCGGCCCCAGCCCTCTGGCCCGTGTTCCGCAGCGTGCATTTTACTTTCATATTATGGCTGGACCCCTTTGTGAGCTCCAGGCTAGATAGCTCAAACGTAGTATAGGAGAGACCATGACCAAACGGAAACAGCGGATCGATGTCAGCCTCGTCGTAGAATCTGTAACCGACGTACACGTCCTCACCGTACAGAACCCTTCCGCCTTCTGAACGGTAGTTGAAGTAAGTTGGGTTGTCCTTAAGGCGGCGAGGAAAGGTAAGAGGGAGTTTTCCAGACTAACACGGCAAGAGTTAAGTGTGCACCTCGCCTACAACATAAGGaatatgtactgtacttacTGGGTTCACATCGCCGAAAATAACGTCGGCGATGGCATTTCCCGTTTCGTTCCCCCCATACCACGCATGCATTACCGCTTTAGCTTGGTGAATCCAGGGCATCTCGACCGGAGTTCCACTCTGCAGCACGATGATTGTGTTTGGATTGGCGGCCAGAACCCGTTCGATCAATTGATCTGTATGAGGGGGTAGACTCATGGTCGTCCGATCTTCACCTTCTGACTCCCATTCTGCACTCAATCCGGCCGTCAATATAACCTGCTCAACACGAGCAGCTAACCTGACGGCTTCCTCAATCCCCTCGGCTGGTGAGAGCCTCTTGCAGGCGCCGAAACGGAACCCTCCGTGCCCGAAATCAACAACACCTGGAACTTTGAATTTGCCCGTTTTGGCACATCCCCATTGCACCTGGATTTTATACTCTCTTCCGGCCTCTAGCTGAATAGACTCTCTTTCCTCAACGGTGCCGCTGCCCAGAAAGCTTGATCCAGGCGTCTGTACGTCCGCATTGTTGATGAGTAAGTGCCCATTCACATAAAGCTTTCCCGTGCCTTGGACACACAAACCGAAGTCATAAAGTCCTGACTCGTCCGGGGTAAAATATCCTTCTGCATCCGCATACCAAGTCGATTGCAGATGAGGATGACTAtagtcaaggaagaagaccatggCGTCTGTTTCAAGACGTTCTTCTATGGGCACCCTAGTTGTTGCGGTAGGTGGCTCGTTGAAGATCCTCAGGACAAATCCTGTGTGGCCGTCTGGGGTGCGGAGACGCTTGCCTAGTAACGGAAGATTTTCATGGCCATATACCCCCTGGGCAAAGTCGACGCCCTCCAGTGCGGCATTAGTGATGCCTTCGAATGGTGTAACGGCAAAGTAGGGATTCAGTGCCGCACTGCCGCCGCCACAATAAGTTGCCACCTGAGCATTTGGACCAATGACTGCGACCCGCCTCCGCTTGTCTAGTGGGAGAATGCCCTCCTCGTTCTTCATGAGGACGATGGCCTCTGAAGCAATCTTTCTTAGCAGGCGCCTGTCCTCCTCCCGATTCAATTGCCCCTCTGGAGCTCGTTCAGGAATTCCCGATCGACTGGCCTTCTGCACTAATCTGAGGACAGCCCGAACGCGCGCGTTGACGGTGGCCATGGATACCTTATTGGCTGTAATGACATGTGCGAGAGCACTGCCGCGCCAACGCGTTGGACCAGGCATTTCCAGGTCAAGACTGGCTTGAATGGATTCTGTCGTGCTATACGTTCCGAACCTAGCCGTAGAACGATATATGGTCAGGGACAGGGTATAAGCGTGAGTAATGACAATACTCGTGGGTCTTACCAGTCACTCATCAATAAGCCATCCCAGCCCCATTCTCCCCGGAGAATATCCTGAAGAAGCTTGGGGCTTTCTGCAGCGTGGATACCATTCACTTTGTTGTATGCCGTCATGATCGCATCAGGCTCACCTATAGCAATTGCTGTCATGAACGGCAGTAGATATATCTCTCTAAGTGCACGATCTGTGACGAGTGAGTTTACCGCCATGCGCTCATGCTCCTGATCATTGCACACAAAATGCTTCAGAGTTGCAATGATatttttctccttcaagCCTTTACAGTAATTGCCGGCTATGATACCCGACAGCAGCGGGTCCTCTGAAAACGACTCAAAGCCTCTTCCACCTAGGGGACCTCGCGGAATGTTGATGGTTGGACCCAGGACCACATGTGCGCCTTTGGCCTTCGCTTCTGCCGCCAGAAGATGCCCAATCCTTACGGCTAGGTCGCGATCGAATGTCGCACCAATAGCTGTCCCGCAAGGAAGGCATGCCGACGGTACGCTGCCAAAGAACTTTGTTCCTCGTAAACCATTCGGACCATCTGAGAACCGGATCGATGGGATCCCCAGTCGTGGAATAGGTACTGTGTGCCAGAAGTCCTCGCCTAGAAACAAAATAACAATGGAGAGTGAGTTTTGTGTCTTCTAAAATGTTTGCAACAACGCATTGCCGAGGACGACCTACCGGTCAGGAGCGCAACCTTCTCATCCCGAGTTAGTTGCTGTATAATCTGTTCAATATCTGCTGTCGCAATGCGATCGAAACCGTTGGCGACTCTATCCGGGACGGACTCGACAAATGACATAGTACCCGTATCGGATGGGATTTCCTTCGTCTGTAGGAGGCCCTAGGACTTTTGGAAAAAATATCGATGGGTAGTCAATTATTGCCATTCTGTGCGGTCGATCTGGCTCCTTTTTGTAAGCGCATGGGTTTCATAAGTTAGACCGAGTATTGCGCTACTTTTCTTGATCTCAGTTATGATTGAATGGCGGAGGTCTCCCGAAGTGCATCTCTGAAGTGTTTCTCCGTCGGCGTGAGAAGAGACGGAGGATATGCTCCACACCGGACCGGGACCCTTGACTATCATTGATCGGGATGGAGACCTGCCGATGTGccatttttccttctctccttttctccgttTCTCcgtctctccttctctctccgCATGGTCATCGCTCCACAATTGTATCCCGCACTTCCCCAAGTTTCTCCACATATTTCGCCTTTTGATGTTGAATATGACTGGTCTCATAACACTAGAAAACGTTTATATACTTTCCCGGCGTACAATAATCGGCCCCGACCCACACTCTACGTCGCCTGCCGTCCAGCATAATACGGGCTAGTTGCCAATGTTGAGAGGGTTAATGCGTCAAGACTTTAAGCACAGGACTTCTCGAACCTCTAGCCTTACCCTCACCCGAACTCGGGTTCGGAGATATAATTCCCATCCTACACTGgtctttgctctttttggTTCCTGTGATCTTTTCATGCACACTTACGTCTATCCCGCCGACACTATGGGGACTACTAAAGCCGAGAGTACAAACAAACCCGCtggggaggaagagctggcAGCTGTCCTTCCGACAGGGGGGCCGGCATGGTATAGGCAAGgttatcttcttcgtctcaacTCGATTATACTTGCTCTAGTGATGTTCTCCTCTGCAAATGGCTACGATGGATCTTTAATGAATGGGCTTCAAGCCCTTGACCAGTGGAACAACTTTCTGGACTATCCTACTGGTGTACGTCTTGGATGGCTGAATGCTATATACTGGCTGGGATGCGGCGTTGGCTACCCAACTGCGGCGTGGTTGGCAAATCGATTTGGACGCAAACCTGGGGTCTATGTCGGCTATCTCTTCTTAGGTCTTGGTTGTGCGCTCCAGACAGCAGCTCCAAATCAGACTTCATTCTTGCTGGCTCGATTGTTTGTTGGCGTGGCGTCCGCATTATTTGGAAATTCAGTTCCGCTCCTCATTAACGAGATCGCCTATCCTAGCCATCGTGGCATTGTAAACTCGCTCTTCATGTCTGGATGGTACGTAGGTGGAACCGTGTCAGGGTGGGTGATCTTCGCGTCGCGGGATTACCCATCGTCGTGGTCCTGGCGACTACCGTCGCTTCTTCAAGCCTTATTACCACTGGTCGCCTTGCCGGGGTTCCTGTTGGCTCCTGAAAGCCCTCGCTGGCTGATTTCAGTTGGCCGCCCGGAGGAAGCACGCACAATCCTGACACGTTACCATGCGGGTGGAGATACAAACTCACCGCTGGTAAACTATGAAATGTTGAATATTACCTCTGCCATTGAAGCTGAGCAGGAGGCACAGAGCAGTGCTAGCTACTTGGAGATGCTCAAAATACCTGGAAATAGACGTCGGCTATTCATCTCCATCACCTTGGGCATATTTGCGCAATGGGCGGGTAATGGTGTGGTCTCTTATTATTTGTCACTCATTCTTGATACAGTGGGAGTGACTAGTGTGAAAGATCAGACACTCATCTCTGCATGTATGCAGATGTGGAATCTGATATTCGCTATCATCGGCGCATACCTCATTGACCGATTTGGCCGTCGTCCTCTGTTCCTGGCATCTGCTGTGGTTATGTTCGTGAGCTACGTCTTCGTCACTGCACTCTCGGGATCATTCGCAGCTACTCAACATGCAAGCACTGGAGCGGCCGTCATACCGtttctctttattttctttgcaGGCTATGGACTTTCTTTGTAAGTCTTTTCTCCCTCTAAGCTTCAAATGCAAATATTATGAGCTAATGCAGGCTAACTATTGTGATCTCTCATAGAACCCCTTTGTTAACTGCCTATCCATGCGAAATTTGGCCTTTCCGTCTCCGAGCTCGTGGCCTTACAGTGACTTGGGTGGCCTCTATCTGTgcaatcttcttcaataCATTCGTGAACCCCATTGCCCTGGACGCTATTGAATGGAAGTACTACATCGTGTTCATCGCAGTACTGCTGATTTTTGGGATTACGGCGTACTTTTTTTACCCGGAAACCAAGGGTTACCCTCTTGAACAGATTGCTGCCATATTCGAGGGTCCCACCTCTCAAGGTGGAATCGATCCCGAGCGTGCGGCGAAGTGTCTGGATGTGTTCGATGATGTGAAGTCGCTCTCAGTCACCCACCAAGAATCTATATGAAGAGCCAACAAGCCATAGCGACGTTGTACTATCTATATCTGCTGTGGGCCTAGCATATTGTGCATGTCGACTTCAGAATGCACGAGTTATAATCGATAATATATCTA
This window of the Aspergillus flavus chromosome 8, complete sequence genome carries:
- a CDS encoding putative sugar transporter, encoding MLRGLMRQDFKHRTSRTSSLTLTRTRVRRYNSHPTLVFALFGSCDLFMHTYVYPADTMGTTKAESTNKPAGEEELAAVLPTGGPAWYRQGYLLRLNSIILALVMFSSANGYDGSLMNGLQALDQWNNFLDYPTGVRLGWLNAIYWLGCGVGYPTAAWLANRFGRKPGVYVGYLFLGLGCALQTAAPNQTSFLLARLFVGVASALFGNSVPLLINEIAYPSHRGIVNSLFMSGWYVGGTVSGWVIFASRDYPSSWSWRLPSLLQALLPLVALPGFLLAPESPRWLISVGRPEEARTILTRYHAGGDTNSPLVNYEMLNITSAIEAEQEAQSSASYLEMLKIPGNRRRLFISITLGIFAQWAGNGVVSYYLSLILDTVGVTSVKDQTLISACMQMWNLIFAIIGAYLIDRFGRRPLFLASAVVMFVSYVFVTALSGSFAATQHASTGAAVIPFLFIFFAGYGLSLTPLLTAYPCEIWPFRLRARGLTVTWVASICAIFFNTFVNPIALDAIEWKYYIVFIAVLLIFGITAYFFYPETKGYPLEQIAAIFEGPTSQGGIDPERAAKCLDVFDDVKSLSVTHQESI
- a CDS encoding putative beta-glucosidase precursor — its product is MSFVESVPDRVANGFDRIATADIEQIIQQLTRDEKVALLTGEDFWHTVPIPRLGIPSIRFSDGPNGLRGTKFFGSVPSACLPCGTAIGATFDRDLAVRIGHLLAAEAKAKGAHVVLGPTINIPRGPLGGRGFESFSEDPLLSGIIAGNYCKGLKEKNIIATLKHFVCNDQEHERMAVNSLVTDRALREIYLLPFMTAIAIGEPDAIMTAYNKVNGIHAAESPKLLQDILRGEWGWDGLLMSDWFGTYSTTESIQASLDLEMPGPTRWRGSALAHVITANKVSMATVNARVRAVLRLVQKASRSGIPERAPEGQLNREEDRRLLRKIASEAIVLMKNEEGILPLDKRRRVAVIGPNAQVATYCGGGSAALNPYFAVTPFEGITNAALEGVDFAQGVYGHENLPLLGKRLRTPDGHTGFVLRIFNEPPTATTRVPIEERLETDAMVFFLDYSHPHLQSTWYADAEGYFTPDESGLYDFGLCVQGTGKLYVNGHLLINNADVQTPGSSFLGSGTVEERESIQLEAGREYKIQVQWGCAKTGKFKVPGVVDFGHGGFRFGACKRLSPAEGIEEAVRLAARVEQVILTAGLSAEWESEGEDRTTMSLPPHTDQLIERVLAANPNTIIVLQSGTPVEMPWIHQAKAVMHAWYGGNETGNAIADVIFGDVNPSGKLPLTFPRRLKDNPTYFNYRSEGGRVLYGEDVYVGYRFYDEADIDPLFPFGHGLSYTTFELSSLELTKGSSHNMKVKCTLRNTGQRAGAEVIQLYVAPVSPPVKRPLKELKEFRKVWLAQSAEEVITIPVDLIRATSFWHETSSSWCSYQGTYRIMVGTSSRGNFLEDSVELGETTFWSGN